TCGGTTGGCAAGCAATTCCACATTCATCTATCGCAGTGATAAAAACTTTCGTCGCGTTTTGTTCCGGATGtttgataccaatatacgaaaTTTCTGTTGAAACTGTGCGTTTGTTGTCCAAAAAGACTGTGTCTTCATATATTCCAAGGTAATTTAATCCATACGATGATACTCTAACTTTAAACAAACCCGATTTATCGTATATGCATGACTTCTTTTTGGAACGTGCTTTAGAATGCAAATTTGAAGCAAATGCTAATGGTTGTCCATCAGAAAACACATCAGAATCATTCAGTGTACGCCCTTCCATGTTTACTGGATATGACGGGTAAACTGTATCACCATGTCGTAGATTGACAACTTTGACTGGAACAAATACCCACAAACTTTTTCCTACTCCGCAATCTAATCTAAACGTGTTCTGTATTGGATTCCCAGCGCATGGTTTATGGAATTTTGGTATTTTTAGTTCGTCAATAGAAGGCATTTGTTGCGGACtatgtttattattaatattagaGGAAATACCAGGACTTCCATGATTTCCATGTGTCCCTGATCGGTTTCTAACAATTGGTGTATTTGAGATAGAAATAGGCTgctttttcaatgttttcaatgCAGAGAAAAATTCCTCAGCTGTTATTTTTCGACCAGATACACCTGTAGACAAACCTGTAGGTCCTGGCCGACCACTTGCGCCTGATTGAAAATTCAACTTTCTGCCTGGAGGCAATGGCAATTTTCTATTGAATCCGTTATTGACAGGAGAGGTTGGAAATCTCCTGTTGTGTATTTCAAAAACTTCTCCTGGAGTAACGCTGGGTAAGGCAGCTGCTGATCCTTTAGAAACACATTTTCCTTCAAAAATGTCACAATCAAGCCACTTTGATCCACATTTTGATTTCTTGACGCTACACCATGGTTGAGGTGCACAAGTATAATAAGTCTCTGTCCAGAAATTCTTATAACCATCAGCATTCGTAAGATTAACATTGTTGAATGGTGGCAGATTTGCCATTAAGCTAAAAGATTGATGGTCAAGACTGTCCGAAACTCTGCCTGGATAGATTTCCGGGCTTCCTCCCCTTTGTTTCTCAAGATCTCTATAAGTCTCCCATATGCAATCAATAAAAGCATGGTGCATGTAGAAAATAGGATCGAAAGGAGCTATGTCCAAGTTTTTCATATCGCCACCAACCCATCTATGAACACCGTTATGTAATGATTCTAAAGAATTTACAAAATCCCAGTGGTCCGTTTTAGTATCGAATAAATCAGCCAATTCTGCTTTAGTAATAAGGTCTTTAAGTTGATCGTTATTTACACTTCGTATTATTTGTCTTGGCCATCCTACGAAAGGCTCTGAAACAGTTCCATGTGCTTTTCCGAGAAATTTGTCAGTAAAAACAATAGTGTCTGTTGGAGAGTGCATCTCACTATCTAATGTGGAATCCCAGTATGGTAGCATGACATTTGGGTTCTTTTCTTGCAATGCTAGCTCGTACCTTTTATATAAGACATAAAGAGAAAGTGTCATTATTGACATCATAGTATTTCAAGATAAGTCTAAATAACATACCATAACTGTTTCTAATGCAAACAAATGAACCTTCACAATTTGCGTAGGgttaaacaatatatgtacacataaaccTGTTTGCTTTTCTAGCCACTATGTCGTAAAACCAAAcatttatcaaagataccaggattataaccaATGCCCCGAATAAATGCAGCTTCAAAGGTTAAATGATTACTTAAAATTAGGATGGAGTCATTACTGCAGAAATCTAGCTTAAGATGATACAGCCGTTGGTTGGACATGACCACTACAGAAAACCATTCAAATGAACACTATGTGTGTGAGGTAACGGTAAGTCATAAAAATCACTAAACAATCGGTTGATGGAACCTTCATATTTAAATGCGTAAGTATATTACGCATTTAACCTTTGCAGCTGAAATTTTCTGAgtttaaatactagtatataatttaCAATGTTTTTATTCGATTACAGAATAATAggttttggatggagagttgttttttagatggagagttgtctcctttgccctcacaccacatcttcctatatatatctatatgataggaaaacgatttttttttcgaGGAGCATAATATTAAACAAATACTGCAACTACATCTATCTATTCGTATCGCACCTTGGGTTAATTATCACGTTTTGATTGGTTTGAAACCGTCACATGGTGACCCCCTATGGATTTAtaggggttagtaaatttcataggggttTATGACGTCACGTCTactgttaatggtgacgtcatcaaTTGATGTTGTGTTTCATTTAAGAAATAactcatgggggcttgaatatatcgtgattttaccacgggttggccctttatgacaaatattttaccctgggcgatattcaagcccccatgaattatttcaattctaataggacaaataatgcaattgttttggatcgaagcgctatAGGTGAAGGCATTATTTGCCGTTCACATAAATAAACACACTACTAAATTGACGTAAAAGAATGGATCAAACTGAATAAGTGACATACTTAAACTATTTACCATAACATATTTAGATAGGTTTTGAGGAATCTAAATGATAATTGTACTTATATGTCGTGTATGTATTATACACAAAACggcttatataacacattttagcatcgtttgtttacgtttccgtgttgtgatgattttcggtttcaaAAGCGTGTATTtccccgtaaaatgcttatattctgacgtcatTGTTCCATGACGTCGGGttgctcattcataaaaaaagcatttgacgtgggagtacgatcgaAACTgcccaaacaatatattcatattttaccacgggtgtgtactcaaagcatttgaaggacgtcatgttagaatgtaTATTTTTCAACAAGATGCAGCAGAAAAAATCCAGCGTGTGATAAATtagttatacggttaactactgacctcCTTCGGACCATAGAGGGTAACTAAAATCCATAGGCATTCGGCTTCCGGCCTCACTCCCTATGggttttactaaccctctatagATCCGTAGGGGGTCAATAGCGAACCATAAAACTTATATTGGAGACTATAAGTAAATCCTAAAATTGATGCATATATATGCATCCCCTTGATTAAcatatttatgatgttttttgtttGCGTGCTATATAATAGTACCTGTATATATCGATATCGTGTTGATGTTCATTTTAGATGCCATTCATACGTTTGCTTGGTGGTTTCTTTAACATTTACTCAATAATATTTTCGTTCatagcaatcatactacatacAAAGAAAACTTTTCATGCTGTTTGGCGAAAAATCTGAAGCATTCTATTATTCAGTGGCTTGATTTTAGTACCTAAAACTATGCATGACAATTTTAAGAAATCCTGTGGCGTTGCTAATTGCTAGTTATAAAGTAAGTAATAAAAATACGGTTTAAGTATATATTTTTCGAGTATTTTAATTCGATCCATAGATAAAAGATATACTTACATAACTAGGTAATATCTATGCCAACCAACAAAACCTATTCCATTGTGAGCAGTGTGAAGTGTATTTTTGTGATATATAGCAAGAGCATCATACTTATTTGGCTGTACACTCTGAAAAATTATGAATTAACTTATTAAAGCTATATAACAATTAGTAGACTATCAGACAAatgaataacataaaaatgtcTCAAACTAGTCTTTGTGTTTACACGCTGAATTTCTAATTCAATATTCTTTCTTTATGAAATAAAACTTTAGATGCATGCAATAGAAAATGTTTTTGTGCATTTCTttcattcaaaatttgttttctcAAGTTTTTAAGCACATAGATCAAGCGACTGACAATTCGGAGATGTTCATGGCAATTGTAAGATATACTAGAATACAATTATCCATGTAAGACAAACGGACAGGGAAGAAAACAACTACAGTTAAggataagtaaaaaaaaaccatacggCATCGTCTTTTTCCCCCAAATAATCTCATATGATAACTgagaaagatttaaaaaaaaaacaccaacagcTTGTTATATAAACATTAAACGAACAACAAATATGCCAAACAACATTAAGAGGTAAGTCGTCCAGCTTGTGATATGTGCATACATATGGAACGTGATTAAACGTGAATAATACAACgtttaaaaagtaaaacactaaaaatgatatttttaccaattcaattcaaatctttattgccataaaactacatatttataatatgtgacacaacataacaaaatgaaaagaaaaaataacaacaagatcattaatatacaaaagtaaatattttaagagtCCCATGTCCTCAGTTCAATAGACTGTTTTAAAAAGGATCCTAGCTTATTTACCTGAATGTTTGAAATTGGGTTgagtatatatgttattttatctatgtcatttaaattgtggatattttcatttatcacaaaatcaaaataaacttttctattattatggtttttattacaatataaaaagaaatgaatttcatcttcaatttgTTTACAGTTTTTGCATAATCTTTCTTCTCTTGGTATTTTAAGGTATCTTcccttttctattaataaattatggTCACTTAATCTAAATTTTGTGTTCAGTTTTCTGAATTCAAGTTTTGAGCAAGTTAAATATATTTcttctgtattatttatttttacatgtttataaatagTGAGTTTGCCGTTATCCTTTATATCTGATAGTTTATCAATTACTAGTTTTTCATAAAAATGCTtcaattttaattgtatttgttctcttatatttttagTTGTCTCTTGTGAGGAATATGTTTTCAAAGTGTCCAAATCCATACCAGTTTCTTTTACTATATGTTTTACATATGAGAACCAAGAATAAATTCCTGCAGAGTCTAAGTTTTGAGAAAAAATAAAGGATTCTTTTATTTCATCAGAATATAATCTAATAAGATACAAtatagattgaaatttaatattaagtTCCAGAGGAAGTCTCCCAAGATCAGCTCTTGCACCTAAATTTGATGAAGTTGTCCTTATACCAAGTGTATATTTACAAAACTGAAGGTGTAATTTCTCTATAGgtgttttattaatgaaataaaaggggTATTATTGTTTTCCAGAGTTATTTGCTCTTTTTTTGGCCCTAAAATATGTTATATAGGAGTCTAAAAATGTAGCTTCTGAATTATATAAAGCTATAGGTTTAACGAATGAATCAAAGAGATTATTTTCAACTTTAACTGGTATATTATTCAATAGACTAGTATATGACTTCATAATAAAGAGAACTGTTTTAGCTTTTTTTGTTAGATCTATAGTACTGTGCGAAAGATTTCcattatttttaatcaacattCCTAAAAATTTGTACTCATTTGTGTTTGATATTGGAATATCTTTGTATGTTGCAAATGAGTAAGCTGTTTTGGAACAGTTTTGCTTAAAatcatagttttagttttattaacgTTTACACTTAATTGCCAATTATCACAAAAAGCACTTAAattgtttaaactattttttaatccctctttagttttaaatattaaaaaaagatcatCTGCAAATAGAAGAGAGCTAATATTTGAAGAAACTAATGAAACTGGATCTGAATTTCTTTTATCTTACTCTTTGATTACATCATTATAAAAGAGGTTAAATAATGTTGGACTCAATGAATCCCCTTGTTTTACCCCTcttgaaatgttaaaatatttagaaaattgacttttatatttaattgaaGATTCTGTTTTGTTATATTGCTCTTTTATTACATTGAAAAATTGTTTTCCAACACCTGTTTTCACTAATTTATACAAAAAACCTATTCTCCATACAGAATCAAATGCTTTACAAATATAtaaccttttttttctttttatgagtgtatttatttattaaagattttaatacaaaaatgCTGTCAAGACTCCTATGGTTTTCTCGAAAACCAAACTGGCTTTCACTGAGTTGCCCatctataattttattcaatctgttatttaaaattgcattaaaaaaatTGGAAGACAATTAATTAAAGAAATACCTCTGTATTTATTTAGATCATTAAGATCTCCTGAATTATGAAGAGCTATCACAAAAGAATTCGTCCAAGTATTTGGATATTTCATTAGTATTTCACTGAGGACAGGAGACTATCACTGACAATTGCATAATCTACAGTACTATAATCAATATTTGACATACAAGTAAAATAACCAAGAGAACCGCCTACATATCTTCCATTTAATATGCGTAGTCTCGAAGATAAGCACAGCTCTAATAAATTAAAACCCTGTGTATTTAGAGTTAATTCTTGATTTCTTCTATCAAGTTTATTATCAGATTTGTATTCATCTGGTAGAACATTTTTATcatcaaataagttaatatgaggAGAGTCTTCTTCAATATAATCTGGAGTTTTTGCTGACCTTGCATTAAAATCTCCTATAAGTGGTATTTTACCTTTACTAGAAAAACAGCATATTTCTTTTTCCAGAGATATAAGATCATGATCCTAATTGCTTGATGAAATAGGTGGTATATATACCGCGCATATAAATACATCTTGGGAGAACCCGAAGAATGATTTATCTAGTTTAAGCCAAATGCGATTTTTGGAAATATATGATTTTTCTAAGTGTACAACTCCCTTCCAAAATTgattttttcttttaatgtaaATGATAATACCACCACTATGACGTTTtgatttcccccccccccccctggatttTGAGATAAAATTAAAACCCTGGAATTTTGAACTCTGTGGTGTCTCCTTTCCATGTCTCAAGTagaatatttatatcattatttaataaattgacAAGTATTTGGTCGTTAATCTTATTCCTGAGACCACGCACATTCCAAGATGAAATTGacatttgagtttttttttgtattcatagATTAACATTTTGCTATTGATCTGAAAGCtgatatttctgtttttttttgacaatctgagtttgtaatttgaaataaaatataacagaaaaagCTTATTCAATATATAAACAGTGTGAAATCATTATTATGATTATATTAGACATTAATAAGTATTATTATAAACTGTTCAAAATATTTCTATTGGAGCAACTATATGACTagtttttgatataaaaaaacttaaaaaattgttATCAATATGTGTTctctttttcaacaaattgttgaTATAATTGTAATACACTaaaaattaatgttttctttctacgccttttctttaaaatatcatggcattaaatattttaaatacttaatttttttttgaaatagacAAAAATGAGTTTCTTATCAATTTATTTCTCTCTTTTacaacaaattatatataatggACTAACATTATACTACAATGTACAGTTCACGTCTTAAGCAAGCATAAAACTTATTTCTACTTTTTGTACAACTACGTTTGTATTCTAATCTAAATTGACATATTTACTACCTTTTTCTGTACATCTCATTCATCAGCATCTCTAACAATGGTGTAATAGTATTTTCATTCATTGTactatttttgttattatctacaaaatgctCATTGCCTCTGTGATTTTCATAACCTGACATGTAATTTTGACCACAGTATGGACctaacctttgactttgtccatTATAAAGATTTGACATTTGACCTTGTCCACGATATGAACCTCATGGATAATGATAGTTAAAATTGTCATATCTAGTTAGTGAAAAACTTCCCTTTTCTTTCCTATACACATTTGCTTTTTGACTTTCTTGCATGTAACTATTGTTAATTTAACCTTTGTCCAAGTTTTTAGACACTCTTTTTTTATGTTATGACTTGTTCATTAAAATATCACCAATCACCAATAACAATGGACCAAATTCCAAATATACCCATTCTCCGGTTTTCTGCCCTTGTATCAAAATAGTATTTGTACTAGAAAATATTGTAATAgtaaattgttttttcttttaatcGATATTGCTATAACTGTTTTATCTATTTCGTGAGGAAGGGGTGATTTCCAATCGATTTTCTATCATCGTTGATTGTTAACGGTTTGGTTTTTTTATCCAGGTCGTTCCATTTATGTAGGTAATTTTCACCTGctccaatagaccactttcgagttcatccgtcaccgatAAAataactcgtcaattatacgcgcctttatgacgtcatttatcTGATAGAGGGGTtagcctgtatccctgcactatttacgttcatcaagcgtctaaatgatcgtcattgtgcaggataaactagacataatggttgttctgtaggtacttaatgacaattccctaatgacagcagtgctgattgtcaattttgagaattcaatttgccgaataattcgcacaatataaaattatagtttttcaacaactcgctcaacattggaatggaagtgacgatgcccctaaacgcacaaatgacgtccagagtttttgacggaaatgcatcgaactcgaaagttgtctattgtttTTACATATCTTATAATAAAAGCTCTCCTCCAAAGGGCTATCACTATATTGCTTTGACACTTAAAAGTTGCCTGATTTGTACCTTCAGTATATTGAATACCGAGTCCTAGCTTTATCATACCCGGACTTGGCtgcattttttccatattttctgtATAAATGGCTTATTTCTGATGTTGATGTTCATATATGTTTTGACACTAGTTAATATTCAGTCACTTATGTATTTTATGTGATCATTCCTGTCAGCTTTCAGACCAAAAACCGCAAACTTATCTGGAGCACGTTGTGCTGCGTGTCAACCGGAAGACGGCCATTGTATCAACCAATTTACTAAAGTTTAATATCGAGCAACAGTAAAGGTCACTGACAAGTACAAATTAGGAGACAGGAAATGAATGACGAAAAGCTTTGATTTGTACTCATGAAATATCGGGGTTAGTCGTATTAATGTTGATATGTTTAGTATATAATAGTA
This sequence is a window from Mytilus edulis chromosome 1, xbMytEdul2.2, whole genome shotgun sequence. Protein-coding genes within it:
- the LOC139511981 gene encoding uncharacterized protein, with amino-acid sequence MSSLLASIICDVKRVQIPTSLRRCLRKRDKRLLLTDEQISTSCLLQFQWSNRKPCDKVSKQTFDWLSSLVEKSQQRPSVASLQGSGNSVNRPKRQTTGSQLRQRKEYRMLTDQERADYLKAINDLKRDTSVQPNKYDALAIYHKNTLHTAHNGIGFVGWHRYYLVMYELALQEKNPNVMLPYWDSTLDSEMHSPTDTIVFTDKFLGKAHGTVSEPFVGWPRQIIRSVNNDQLKDLITKAELADLFDTKTDHWDFVNSLESLHNGVHRWVGGDMKNLDIAPFDPIFYMHHAFIDCIWETYRDLEKQRGGSPEIYPGRVSDSLDHQSFSLMANLPPFNNVNLTNADGYKNFWTETYYTCAPQPWCSVKKSKCGSKWLDCDIFEGKCVSKGSAAALPSVTPGEVFEIHNRRFPTSPVNNGFNRKLPLPPGRKLNFQSGASGRPGPTGLSTGVSGRKITAEEFFSALKTLKKQPISISNTPIVRNRSGTHGNHGSPGISSNINNKHSPQQMPSIDELKIPKFHKPCAGNPIQNTFRLDCGVGKSLWVFVPVKVVNLRHGDTVYPSYPVNMEGRTLNDSDVFSDGQPLAFASNLHSKARSKKKSCIYDKSGLFKVRVSSYGLNYLGIYEDTVFLDNKRTVSTEISYIGIKHPEQNATKVFITAIDECGIACQPMILIPGRQKRRFFRYRKTQGAIEITAKGKQYYSSTYRGAESLVWSSAKFSVPQQDENQIPIVFVCDYRKKNPWS